The following coding sequences lie in one Kryptolebias marmoratus isolate JLee-2015 linkage group LG5, ASM164957v2, whole genome shotgun sequence genomic window:
- the npr1a gene encoding atrial natriuretic peptide receptor 1 codes for MSSWHCFSLFLLPFVQAAEPSLSSGNTTGDLQVVTIAAILPLTNTDYAWAWPRVGPALELAIRRVNADPWLLPGLELDLVHNNSENREGYCSDSMAPLVAVDLKMSYDPWAFIGPGCDYSSSPVARFTSHWDVPMVTAGARAVGFKFYKAVTNTGPTHVKLGNFSERIQEMFGWQRQVMLIYFDNKDANDDRQCYFAVEGVYESLREQNISTYDYLLDSEPNYKLLAQKIVENGRVVYLCCSRDILRNLMIQFWKDGVELENFVFFYIDLFAEGMGDRRPVTPWFRGDQDDYAAKIAFRSVKVLTYMEPQNPEYFQFVETLKSEAKKSFNFTIKDSLYNLIAAGFYDGVMLYSQALNETLSQQRTGPGPVKRPRGDVVTLKMWNKTVPGVMGMMEMDELGDRETNFVVWDMTDVDSGEFQVVCVYNGSLKQLVLQKGLNFQWPGGSPPPDVPECGFKNDNPACLTRTVTMHQMVAMVICFVFVIIVTITIFIYRKLKLESELAAQLWRVSWEDIQMSNLEKTMRRTCSRLTMSLKGSNYGSLMTMEGNFQIYTKTGYYKGNLSAIKYINKKRIELTRKVLFELKHMRDVHNEHLTRFIGACLDPPNMCIITEYCPRGSLQDLMESDGITLDWMFRYSLITDIVKGMAFLHNSVIVSHGNLKSSNCVVDSRFVLKITDYGLQSLRTSSCPEDTHAYYARKLWTAPELLRSEYPPLCGTQKGDVYSFGVILQEVALLKGVFFLESQSLTPKEIIQTVIQGDLPPLRPDLCFHSHSEELGVLMQRCWSEEPSERPDFHTIKILLRKQHRGYGSNILDNLLSRMEQYANNLEELVEERTQAYNEEKRKAEALLYQILPHSVAEQLKRGETVQAEAFDSVTIYFSDIVGFTALSAESTPLQVVTLLNDLYTCFDAIIDNFDVYKVETIGDAYMVVSGLPVRNGKQHGREVTRMSLALLDAVKNFKIRHRPSQQLRLRIGIHSGPVCAGVVGLKMPRYCLFGDTVNTASRMESTGEALKIHVSEATRQVLQEFGYFQLQLRGEIEVKGKGRMRTYWLLGEDEKN; via the exons ATGTCGTCCTGGCACTGtttctccctcttcctcctgcccTTCGTCCAAGCAGCTGAGCCCTCTTTATCTTCTGGCAACACCACAGGCGATCTTCAGGTTGTCACCATCGCAGCCATCTTGCCTCTGACTAACACGGATTATGCGTGGGCATGGCCTCGAGTTGGGCCGGCATTGGAATTGGCCATCCGGCGGGTGAACGCTGACCCTTGGCTTCTACCTGGCCTGGAGCTCGACCTGGTCCACAACAACTCAGAGAACCGTGAGGGCTACTGCTCTGATTCCATGGCACCGCTGGTCGCTGTTGACCTTAAGATGTCCTACGACCCCTGGGCCTTCATCGGGCCTGGATGTGACTACTCTTCCTCACCAGTTGCTCGCTTCACCAGCCACTGGGATGTACCTATGGTGACCGCCGGGGCTCGTGCAGTAGGCTTCAAATTTTATAAAGCTGTCACAAACACAGGACCCACACATGTCAAGCTGGGAAACTTCAGTGAGAGGATCCAGGAGATGTTCGGTTGGCAGAGGCAAGTCATGCTCATCTACTTTGACAACAAGGATGCCAACGACGACAGACAATGCTACTTCGCTGTGGAAGGGGTGTATGAATCACTGAGGGAACAGAATATCTCTACGTATGACTACTTATTGGATAGTGAGCCGAACTACAAGTTGCTGGCCCAAAAGATCGTGGAGAATGGACGAG TGGTGTACCTGTGCTGTTCTCGGGATATCCTCAGGAACCTGATGATCCAGTTCTGGAAGGATGGGGTGGAGCTTGAGAACTTTGTCTTCTTCTACATTGATCTTTTTGCTGAAGGTATGGGGGACAGACGACCCGTCACGCCCTGGTTCAGAGGAGATCAGGATGACTACGCGGCCAAAATCGCCTTCAGG AGCGTGAAGGTGCTGACCTACATGGAGCCTCAGAATCCAGAATATTTCCAGTTTGTGGAAACTCTGAAGAGCGAAGCAAAGAAGTCGTTCAACTTTACTATCAAAGACTCCCTG TACAACCTGATAGCTGCAGGGTTCTATGACGGAGTGATGCTGTACTCTCAGGCTCTGAACGAGACTTTGAGCCAGCAGAGGACAGGACCGGGACCGGTGAAGAGACCCAGAGGAGATGTGGTGACCCTGAAGATGTGGAACAAGACCGTCCCAG GGGTGATGGGAATGATGGAGATGGACGAGCTGGGAGACAGAGAGACGAACTTTGTTGTCTGGGACATGACGGATGTGGACTCTGGAGAGTTTCAG gtggtgtgtgtgtataacgGCAGTCTAAAGCAGCTGGTCCTGCAGAAAGGTCTGAACTTTCAGTGGCCTGGGGGCTCTCCACCGCCAGACGTCCCAGAGTGTGGCTTCAAAAACGACAACCCAGCCTGCCTCACAC GTACGGTTACAATGCATCAgatggttgccatggtgatctGCTTTGTCTTTGTCATCATTGTCACCATCACCATCTTTATCTACAG GAAGTTGAAGCTAGAGAGTGAACTGGCTGCCCAGCTGTGGAGAGTCTCCTGGGAGGACATCCAGATGAGCAACCTGGAGAAAACCATGCGAAGAACTTGCAGCAGGCTCACCATGtcgctg AAAGGATCCAACTATGGTTCTTTGATGACCATGGAGGGAAACTTTCAGATCTACACCAAAACTGGATACTACAAG GGCAATCTGTCAGCCATCaaatatatcaataaaaaaCGCATTGAACTGACGAGGAAGGTTTTGTTTGAGTTGAAGCAT atgcgAGACGTTCATAACGAACATCTGACTCGTTTCATCGGTGCCTGCCTTGACCCACCGAACATGTGCATTATCACGGAGTATTGTCCCAGAGGGAGCCTTCAG GATCTGATGGAGAGTGACGGCATCACTCTGGACTGGATGTTCAGATACTCTCTCATTACTGACATCGTCAAG GGGATGGCGTTCCTCCACAACAGTGTCATTGTTTCTCACGGTAACCTGAAGTCATCCAACTGTGTGGTGGACAGTCGATTTGTTCTGAAGATCACGGATTACGGCCTGCAGAGTCTACGGACCAGCAGCTGCCCCGAGGACACACACGCTTACTACGCAC GTAAGCTATGGACGGCTCCAGAGCTCCTGAGGTCAGAGTACCCTCCCCTCTGCGGGACCCAGAAGGGGGATGTTTACAGCTTTGGTGTAATCCTGCAGGAGGTGGCTCTGCTGAAAGGAGTTTTCTTCCTCGAGTCACAATCCCTCACTCCTAAAG AGATCATCCAGACGGTGATCCAGGGTGACCTGCCCCCCCTCCGTCCCGACCTCTGCTTCCACAGCCACAGCGAGGAGCTGGGAGTCCTGATGCAGCGCTGCTGGAGCGAGGAACCGAGCGAGCGACCCGACTTCCACACCATTAAGATCCTGCTGAGGAAGCAGCACAG AGGTTATGGTTCCAACATCCTGGACAACCTGCTGTCTCGTATGGAGCAGTACGCCAACAACTTGGAGGAGCTGGTGGAGGAACGAACTCAAGCTTATAACGAGGAGAAACGCAAGGCCGAAGCCCTGCTGTACCAGATTCTACCACA ctCTGTAGCAGAGCAGCTGAAACGAGGCGAGACGGTTCAGGCCGAAGCTTTCGACTCGGTCACCATCTACTTCAGTGACATCGTCGGCTTCACCGCTCTGTCTGCAGAGAGCACGCCGCTGCAG GTTGTGACTTTATTAAACGATCTCTACACCTGCTTTGATGCCATCATCGACAACTTTGATGTTTACAAG GTGGAGACTATTGGGGATGCTTATATGGTGGTGTCAGGCCTGCCGGTCAGGAACGGTAAACAACATGGTCGGGAGGTGACGCGGATGTCTCTCGCCTTGCTGGACGCTGTCAAGAACTTCAAAATTCGACACAGACCCAGTCAGCAGCTGCGGCTTCGCATTGGCATTCACAGCG gccCTGTGTGCGCCGGCGTGGTCGGGTTAAAGATGCCCAGGTACTGTTTGTTTGGAGACACAGTCAACACTGCGTCACGCATGGAGTCCACAGGAGAGG CCTTGAAGATCCACGTGTCGGAGGCAACTCGACAAGTCCTGCAGGAGTTTGGATACTTCCAGCTGCAACTCAGAGGAGAAATAGAAGTCAAGGGCAAAGGACGTATGAGGACATACTGGCTGCTaggagaagatgaaaaaaactgA